The genomic stretch TTTTCAGTCCGTTGCCGGTGACGCAGAGAACCGCGGAATCCTCGGAAGGAATTTTGCCCGAGGCAATGAGTTTCTTGGCCACCCCCACCGTCACTCCTCCCGCCGTCTCGGCGAAGATGCCCTCGCACTCCGCCAGCAGCTTGATGCCTTCCCGAATCTCGTCGTCCGTCACGTCCTCGCCGGCGCCGCCCGTTTCCTTCATCACTTTCAACGCGTAAAATCCGTCCGCCGGCGTGCCGATGGCGAGCGACTTGGCGATGGTGTTCGGCTTGACGGGCTTGAAGAAATCGAGCCCGGCCTTTTGCGCCGTCGTGATCGGGGAACAGCCGGTGGCTTGGGCGCCGTGGATCTTGTAGGAGCTCGAAGGCACCAGACCCAGCTTCGAGAATTCCTGATAGCTCTTGTGGATTTTGGTCAGAAGCGAACCCGAGGCCATGCAGACCACGGAGTGTTGGGGAATCCTCCACCCCAGCTGCTCCATGATCTCAAAGCCCATGCTCTTGGAACCTTCCGCGTAGTAAGGGCGCATGTTGACATTGACGAAAGCCCAGCCGTATTTCCCGGCGATTTCCGCGCACAGACGGTTCACCTCGTCGTAGTGGCCCTTGATGCCGATGACCCGGGCGCCATAGACCAGCGAATTGACGACTTTGCCCTGTTCCAGGTCGGCAGGAATGAAAACATAGGCGGTCAACCCGGCGGACGCGGCATTGGCCGCCACGGAGTTCGCCAGATTTCCCGTCGAAGCGCAGGCCACCGTGGTGAACCCCAACTCCCGGGCGCGGCTCAGCGCGACGCTGACCACGCGATCCTTGAAGGAAAGGGTCGGATAATTGACCGTGTCGTTCTTGATCCACAGTTCGCCGATGCCCAGTTTCTTGGCCAGGCGATCGGCTTTGATCAGGGGCGTGAAGCCGACTTGGCAGCCCACCGTCGGCTCGCTGGCCACCGGCAGTAACTCGCGGTAGCGCCACATGTTCTTGGAGCGCTTCACGATGCTCTCCCGGCTCAGCGACGACTTGATGCGGTCATAGTCGTAGACGACTTCGAGGGGTCCAAAATCGAACTCGCAAACGTGGGTCGCGGCCAGCGGGTACTCGCGGCCACATTCGCGGCACTTCAACGCCTTCATGAATCCAGTTTGATCTTCCATAATTCCGTACCTTTCACGCACAAAAAAACCTTCTCACCGGAGATGAGAAGGGGATGGAAAACCACGCGCACTTCTCATTTTCCCCGAACTCCACGAGCCCGGGCTGGACTTAGCACCTGGACATCGGAAGCGCCTTCCGACCGGTTGCCGTGGCTTCAACGGGCCAGAACCCTCAGCCACTCGCAATGAGACCGTTCAAATCAACGGATTCGGATAACATGATAAATCCATCCTTCCATGTCAATCGGGATCCTCCGGACCGAGTCATGCTCATTTTGCCCCGGAGCGCGGCGGGGTCGTCCTGCGACCCGCCGCCGCACGTCGAAAAATCGGGAGTCTTCCGACTCGGCACTTCCGTCGGCGTCCGTTCCCCGCTATTCCATGTCCGTGCATCTGGCGCGCCTCAAACTCCGCGATTTTCGCAATTACGCGCGCTTGGAGGCTTCCTTCGATCCGGGGTTCCATCTCTTCCTGGGTCAGAACGCCCAGGGCAAAACCAATATCCTCGAGGCGATCTATCTCCTCGCCACCCTGCGGTCGTTCCGGGGCGTCGGCGGATCTCAAATGATCCGCCACGGCGCCAAGGGCTATTTCGTCGGCGCGGAAGTCCGCGGCCCCGCCACCCACGACGTCCGCGTCTATTGGTCCACCGCCGAAAAACGGCTCTCGCTCGACGGCGCGCCGGTCCGAAAGATCACGGACTATTGGGGCGTGCTCCAGGCGGTGGTGTTTTGCACTGAGGACATCCAACTCATCAAAGGAACGTCGCGGGCCAGGCGGCGCTTCATGGATCTGCTGCTCACCCATACTCACGCCACTTATTTGCCGGCCTTGCAGCGGTACGCCCGCGCGTTGCGCTCCCGCAATGCGTTGTTGAAACAGCGCGTGGTGGATCTCGACACCCTGCATGGATTCTCGCTGGAGCTCATGGCCACGGGCGACCGTTTGATCCAGCTCCGGCGCGAGCTGCTGCCTCGCATTTCGCCCCTGGCGCGCCTCGCTCACCGCCGCATCGCGGGAGAATCCGCCGAGGATTTCCGCGTCGAATACGCCGCCAGTGTAAAGGAGGATTTCGGCGTCGAACTCGCCCAATCGGCCTCGCGCGAAAAGCATCTTCGAACCACCTTGGTGGGTCCGCACCGCGACGACCTGCGACTGACGTTCGACGACAAACCCGCGGCTCAATTCGGTAGCGAAGGACAAAAGCGTTCCGCCGCCGTGGCTCTCAAAATGGCCCAAGCGGAATACCTCGCCGGACTCAAGGGATCGCCGCCCGTCCTCTTGATCGACGATGTCATGGGGGAGTTGGACGCTTCCCGGCGCGCCGGTCTCATGCCGCTCCTGGAACGCGTGCATCAAGGGCGCGGCCAGGTCTTCATGACCTGCACCGAGGAGAATTGGCCCGGCGAACTTGGCGCCCGGCTCCACCGCTGGCGGGTCGAACGCGGACAACTGCGCGCGGACCCGAGTTGACGGTTGATGCAACATCCATTATTTCCTTTGGCCATGCTGAAATATTTCGCTCTTCTCGGGCTGCTGCTTTTTTCGACTTCGACTCTGATGGGCGCAGCGCCCGCCAAGTTCAAAGTGAGCCAATTCGAGTTCCAACGTCCCGACCGCTGGGAATCGGTGGAAGTCACCAGCGCGATGCGCAAAGCGCAGCTCAAAGTCCCCGGAGCGAAGGCGGGAGAATCCGCAGAAGTGATCTTCTTCCATTTCGGACCCGGCAATGGCGGTGGCACCCAGGCCAACGTGGAACGCTGGTTCGGGCAATTCCAGGAGCCTCGCGCTCAAATTAAAGCCCGGACCGAACCCACCAAGGTGGGTGGAGTTCAAATCACCTATGTCTTTGCGGAAGGTACCTATTCCAGCGGTATGCCCGGCGGACCGAAGACCCCGCTCCCCAATCACGCGCTCGTAGGCGCCATCGTCGAAGGCACCGAGGGCCACGTCTTCGTGCGGATGGTGGGGCCAATCTCACTCGCGAAGGAGGCCACCGCCGATTTTAAGAAAATGATCGAATCCGCCCTCGCAAAATAAGGAACCCTCTGCGTCATACGCCATGAAAGCTCCCGACTTGACCAAGCAACCGCCCCGCAGTCCGCGCGTTCGCCTCGGAGGCGTCGCCATTCTTCCGCGCATGCTGGACAAGGCTCGCGCACTCTTGGCGGGCACTCAGGGCGACTACAAATTCGGATGTCCCCTCGACCAACGCTGCCTCGATTTTTTAGGCGTCGAGGCCGAGGCGCTCAAGAAGTTCGTCGCGGGTGGACAAGGCGATGGCGCGGTCTTGGACTGGATCAAGTCGCAGTCTAAAAGCTATCCTGACGACGCCTCCATCGCGGCTTGGTCAACCTTTGAGGAACAGCGGGCACCGTCCCAGTTGGATTCCCGGGAATACTTTCATTCGACCCATCAAACGATCGCACCTGCCCGCACGGACCTGATGACTTGGTTCGATCTGCTCGACCTCGACGACTACGTCAGTTACGGCGGCGTGGCATAGCTCAACAGAGGGAGAAAATCCGCAGCCGGCTCCTGGCCTCGATTCCACGGACGGGGCACCTTCGCCCATTGTCCTCCAGGCTGGATCCACCGAAAACAGCGAGGAACCATTCATTAAGGACAACTGCCGTATTATTCCAAAGAACTCCGCCGGGGCGGGGTGCGGAACGGTGAGTAACTTGAGCATCAAGTTACTCGGGAGGTTGAAGAATCGTCACCTCCCATCTTGGACTCGCCTTGGGACGAGGAACCACGCCGGGAGGGCTGCGTTCCACCGCAGCCCATCTTGATCACCTTCTGAAAAGGTGGGACGGCGGTGGAACGCCGCCCTCCCGGAACCGAGGTGCATGGACACCTCGGGAGATCCGCATGCACGCCGTGGTCACCCTGGACAATCGTCCCCCAATAACAAAGTGATTCTGCTCGGTCTGCTGCGACTGGCTTTCAGCCAAGTCGCGCTCCGAAGACGAATCACTGACCAGATCCATCAAGGATAGGCCTCGTGCTTCTTCATGTCTTTCTCATCCAGACCTTTGCATATCTTTACC from Verrucomicrobiota bacterium encodes the following:
- a CDS encoding DNA replication/repair protein RecF — encoded protein: MHLARLKLRDFRNYARLEASFDPGFHLFLGQNAQGKTNILEAIYLLATLRSFRGVGGSQMIRHGAKGYFVGAEVRGPATHDVRVYWSTAEKRLSLDGAPVRKITDYWGVLQAVVFCTEDIQLIKGTSRARRRFMDLLLTHTHATYLPALQRYARALRSRNALLKQRVVDLDTLHGFSLELMATGDRLIQLRRELLPRISPLARLAHRRIAGESAEDFRVEYAASVKEDFGVELAQSASREKHLRTTLVGPHRDDLRLTFDDKPAAQFGSEGQKRSAAVALKMAQAEYLAGLKGSPPVLLIDDVMGELDASRRAGLMPLLERVHQGRGQVFMTCTEENWPGELGARLHRWRVERGQLRADPS
- a CDS encoding threonine synthase, whose translation is MEDQTGFMKALKCRECGREYPLAATHVCEFDFGPLEVVYDYDRIKSSLSRESIVKRSKNMWRYRELLPVASEPTVGCQVGFTPLIKADRLAKKLGIGELWIKNDTVNYPTLSFKDRVVSVALSRARELGFTTVACASTGNLANSVAANAASAGLTAYVFIPADLEQGKVVNSLVYGARVIGIKGHYDEVNRLCAEIAGKYGWAFVNVNMRPYYAEGSKSMGFEIMEQLGWRIPQHSVVCMASGSLLTKIHKSYQEFSKLGLVPSSSYKIHGAQATGCSPITTAQKAGLDFFKPVKPNTIAKSLAIGTPADGFYALKVMKETGGAGEDVTDDEIREGIKLLAECEGIFAETAGGVTVGVAKKLIASGKIPSEDSAVLCVTGNGLKTLDAVLGHVGHTREIRPSLREFEALLDSDTAMAAA
- a CDS encoding DUF5069 domain-containing protein, with protein sequence MKAPDLTKQPPRSPRVRLGGVAILPRMLDKARALLAGTQGDYKFGCPLDQRCLDFLGVEAEALKKFVAGGQGDGAVLDWIKSQSKSYPDDASIAAWSTFEEQRAPSQLDSREYFHSTHQTIAPARTDLMTWFDLLDLDDYVSYGGVA